The genomic interval CAATGAGTACAGCAATAAGCAGCGATACTGCTGTAAGCCCGATATGCTGGAGAAGCTGATCCCATATTTCAGCTTTATTTGTAAGCAAAAAATTCCAAAAATCAACCATTGGCACCTCCGGCTTTTAACGTATTACTGTACTGACGAAATTTGCTTAACAAATTCGAAAAGCTCAGAGAATCAACAGTTTGACCGTCAACACGGTGAATAATAACTGTATTATCATGTGCCCGCTCTTCCATTTCTTCAATAATACTATAAAGAGATTGCTCTCTGCCTATTTCATCTTCCTGCTCTCCCTCCAACGGGGGACTCCAATACAATTTGGAGTTCGGTTCGATGTCGAGAATTTCTGAAAGATTAACACTCAATAATTCCAGCTGAAACCGATCGGATGCAAAAAAGGAATCCACAAAATCGTTGGCAGGACTAAAAAGTAGCTCTTGCGGCGTACCGATCTGTTGTACTTTACCAGCATCCAGCAAACAAAGTCGATCACACATTGCGAAGGCTTCAACTACATCGTGGGTCACCAGCAAAACGGTCTTATTAATTTCTGAAAAGATGTTTTGCACCTCGATCTGAACTTCACGTTTTGTAATTGGATCAAGGGCTCCAAAAGGTTCGTCCATGAGGATGATTGGCGGATCAGCAGCTAAGGCTCGTGCTAATCCCACGCGCTGTTGCTGTCCACCGCTCAGAGCTTCCGGCTTGCGATGGGCAAATTCATCTGCATTAAGCCCTACCAGCTCAAGCAGATCTTCACATCGCGATTCGATACGCTTCTTATTCCACCCTTTTAGGGTTGGGACGGTGGCTATATTTTCGGCCACGGTATAATGGGGAAACAACCCCACATCCTGAATCACATATCCAATTTTTTGGCGCAGACTCTCTGGTTTCTGGGCCTTCACCTGTTGATCATCCACAAATATTGAACCAGAGGTGGGATCAATCAGCCGGTTAATCATCTTCATAGTTGTTGTCTTGCCACAACCGCTAGTGCCGATGAGTCCAAATATTTCGCCCTCTTTTACTGAAAACGAGACGTCATCAACTGCCAAATGATTACCATCGAATACTTTACTAACATGTTGGAGCTGTATCATAACGATGCATTGAGTCTATTGCATATCATACTACAATAATGAAAGCAATTTTTGCAACCCAAATAAAAATGGTACGAGCCAAGCTCGTACCATCAAAATATGATCGTGTTTTAAGGTTTTAATCATTTACTTCTTCCGGCAAGTCAACATTCTGCCGAAATTGCTTCCACTCTTTTGCAATTTTCTTAAGCTCTTTATTGAGCGTTTCGAACCGGGTATACGCATCATTACCGGGACGCTGATCTGCAGAAATCGTCATATAGTACATGTATTCTGCCTGGTCGATCCACATGGGCGGCTGATAGCTGCCTTCATCAGAAGTCACCAGGTGTTTATAAATACCATCTAGCTGTTCGGTGATAGTTGTCGCACGATCCTCGTCGATGGTTCCTGATTCTGTTGCAGACGTAATATTGTTGCGAAGAGTATCGATTGCCGCGGCCATCTTACTTGCTTGACCAATGGCATCCCGAATTTTGAGATTCAGATCAAGCTGAGCCTGTAAATCGGCCTTGCTTACACCATCCGCCTTCACCCGTGGATCGATATTAATCTGTAAATTACGAACTTGGGTCCAATCACCTATCGTAAGCCGAACCTTATACTCTCCCGGCACTGCCAACGGTCCGGCTCCAACACCGAAGTACATTTCGCCGTCAGCGGAAGCCACCGGTTTATTCGGATATCGCAAATCCCATGTAAAGCGATTATGTCCCTGTTTCAGTTTAATGCTGTCGGGCTTGCCCAACTTTTCAGGACCCGGCGCCATCATATTTCCACGGTCATCGGGAGTCTGTGTATCTTTATTTTTCTGATCGGATGTTCCTACAAATCGGCGTATCACCTCTCCATCACTGTCCAGAATATCCAGCGTAAGCTCATTTTGAGGTACCTCTGTAAGATAAAAATCAATCATCGCTCCAGACTCTGGGTACTGCGGCACTTCAGAGCCACCACCCCAGTAGTCCGTACGGTATGCATCCCGCGGCTGATACAGGTGATAATCAGAGCTGGCGATTTGATCATTCAGCTGATGCAGCGGAGTCAAATTATCAAGAATCCAAAAGCCACGCCCCATGGTGGAAAGCACTAAATCTTTATTATGTACTCTTATTTCGGTGATTGGCGTAACGGGCAATCCTTGCTCTAGCTGTTGCCAATTGTTACCGTCATCAAAAGAAACAAAAAGTCCAAAATCAGTACCCCCGTAGAGCACTCCTTTTCGAT from Fodinibius salinus carries:
- a CDS encoding ABC transporter ATP-binding protein produces the protein MIQLQHVSKVFDGNHLAVDDVSFSVKEGEIFGLIGTSGCGKTTTMKMINRLIDPTSGSIFVDDQQVKAQKPESLRQKIGYVIQDVGLFPHYTVAENIATVPTLKGWNKKRIESRCEDLLELVGLNADEFAHRKPEALSGGQQQRVGLARALAADPPIILMDEPFGALDPITKREVQIEVQNIFSEINKTVLLVTHDVVEAFAMCDRLCLLDAGKVQQIGTPQELLFSPANDFVDSFFASDRFQLELLSVNLSEILDIEPNSKLYWSPPLEGEQEDEIGREQSLYSIIEEMEERAHDNTVIIHRVDGQTVDSLSFSNLLSKFRQYSNTLKAGGANG